One region of Psychrobacter sp. DAB_AL43B genomic DNA includes:
- a CDS encoding tetratricopeptide repeat protein, producing MKAISQPNISNKAHKFATLTALAAACAMMLSAPVNAAENDTAAASANAAVPSAIDSSKRVIRRAQPNAAVSTPQPESQLNTNTAQVNNVQQSNAQQSNVQPNRAPLNTAQNVAQSQANQELELTGTTRVYERGPMTATGIDLRGGQLPNIPTPQVQLSDISFVPTMLIPQQKGLGTDKLDVSLLDDFIKDVSPNARHYPPNFPNRTQRHNAREKIKVMTDWIEPYAKSPNASYDVLLRAAKLNGMGRNLDLGSEYTVRGGQYVDRAIKVKPDSGEANFLYGLMLSEGGGFKEGQKYLDKAVSLGYTEAEQSLAQSDLLSDRRDKALERLRRLEQQVPNNALIRQQIKLVEDGKFYIWDIPAPNVNVKPTM from the coding sequence ATGAAAGCAATCAGCCAACCGAATATCTCTAACAAAGCGCATAAATTTGCGACCTTAACGGCATTAGCTGCCGCATGTGCCATGATGCTATCTGCTCCTGTGAATGCTGCAGAAAACGATACCGCGGCCGCCTCTGCTAACGCCGCTGTCCCTAGCGCAATCGATTCAAGCAAACGCGTGATTCGCCGAGCTCAACCTAACGCTGCCGTCAGTACTCCTCAACCTGAGTCGCAGTTAAATACTAATACTGCTCAAGTAAATAATGTACAACAAAGCAATGCGCAACAAAGCAATGTGCAACCAAACCGTGCACCTTTAAACACGGCTCAAAACGTGGCTCAGTCGCAAGCCAACCAAGAACTTGAATTAACAGGCACTACTCGGGTTTATGAGCGTGGACCAATGACTGCAACCGGCATTGATTTGCGCGGTGGTCAGCTGCCAAATATCCCAACACCACAAGTACAGCTGTCAGATATCAGCTTTGTACCTACGATGTTGATACCGCAACAAAAAGGCCTTGGCACCGATAAATTGGACGTTAGCTTATTAGATGACTTTATTAAAGACGTATCGCCAAATGCACGCCACTACCCACCAAACTTCCCTAACCGCACCCAACGTCACAACGCTCGTGAAAAAATCAAAGTAATGACGGATTGGATTGAGCCTTATGCCAAATCGCCAAATGCCTCGTATGATGTATTACTTCGTGCGGCTAAGCTGAATGGTATGGGTCGTAACTTGGATTTGGGGTCAGAATATACGGTACGCGGCGGACAATATGTTGATCGTGCTATCAAGGTTAAGCCTGATAGCGGTGAAGCCAACTTTTTATATGGTTTGATGTTGTCAGAAGGCGGCGGTTTTAAAGAAGGACAAAAATACCTCGATAAAGCAGTCAGTCTAGGCTACACCGAAGCAGAGCAAAGTTTGGCACAATCAGATTTGTTAAGTGATCGCCGTGATAAAGCATTAGAGCGTCTACGTCGCCTTGAGCAACAAGTACCTAATAACGCCCTCATTCGTCAGCAAATCAAGCTTGTAGAAGATGGTAAATTTTATATTTGGGACATCCCAGCACCAAATGTTAATGTTAAACCAACTATGTAA
- a CDS encoding esterase/lipase family protein → MIFADPVNNALTPTNKNIKPVALLALVSVMAVLPACSTVSVNKQASAKTISAQRGNIVTDDKLSSDTASVLLSAGLNEQACMQQFDLCLTQLNDSMLNEHYRPALAVFSELYYAKARELAKSQDCQNALARPPLDPYYANASLDDAAAKVQKEKTNKCLVSYQGQLFDAIKSSYTYLFYDSLVHDFEGADKEKGRTKQQNRIPSDIDIQTQDIYNAASNDVITQLYQPEGGTNRMMGDIKVEYLPTTATSSDSIEQAAIANRTPLSGKPTDQVKVMKVKLDNYDLNVYLPNENNYLKNANQQTSALADLVSTYELRLSGLNSISKRPGLGISLVASLDDRYTTTIRQLLVSSLSGRLNKEASDGSIDNNTRDKAQESDASSRIYPTGHLLMTGLIKPTGDSVLGTLSSEQLDIHLYNPYRSESANILGDDYPLAANFSAGYGLWLAENQLDGVGYLNLITRQKEASLPKLFMLEPYDPDKRVIIMLHGLASSPATWVNLTNDIFNDDKLRNNYQVWQIFYPTNLPILENRYQIQKLINTTYQQTDPKGQNLSSKNSVIISHSMGGIIARMMLSDDNLANNLDALDDKDLLANSSQRQVDAMLKQALTNKELRNRFELSALPQVDTAVFLSSPFQGTDYADRWFTRALRRIIYLPVGLVKTVTDNLATIAIQGDLAQNPFGALYLQNGASQLSDKSSFIQLTKDISINKRITYHSIIANNDADITKGLAEMQPAGVKLDLSQEIAEDDDSAIEATDTSNTDNAGADTDKLSSKALVAAVTVDGEIGQALTSRLSDGIVPYTSAHLDGAASETVINGGHSIQENPQTILTLRRILHQQLKH, encoded by the coding sequence ATGATTTTTGCTGACCCTGTCAATAATGCGCTGACACCCACCAATAAAAACATCAAGCCTGTTGCCCTATTGGCATTAGTATCAGTAATGGCAGTATTGCCTGCTTGTAGCACCGTTTCTGTCAATAAACAGGCGTCCGCAAAGACCATTTCTGCCCAGCGCGGCAATATTGTTACCGATGACAAGTTAAGTAGTGATACTGCATCGGTCTTACTGTCAGCAGGACTCAATGAGCAAGCCTGTATGCAGCAATTTGACTTATGCCTAACGCAGCTGAATGACAGCATGCTCAATGAACATTACCGCCCAGCGTTGGCGGTTTTTTCGGAGCTATACTATGCTAAAGCGCGCGAGCTGGCAAAGTCGCAAGACTGCCAAAATGCACTTGCCCGCCCGCCACTTGATCCTTATTATGCCAACGCGTCATTAGACGATGCTGCTGCCAAGGTACAAAAAGAAAAAACTAATAAATGCTTAGTGAGCTATCAAGGACAGCTATTTGACGCCATTAAATCAAGTTATACTTACTTGTTTTATGACAGTTTAGTCCATGATTTTGAAGGAGCGGATAAAGAGAAAGGCAGGACTAAACAGCAAAATCGTATCCCAAGCGATATCGACATCCAAACCCAAGACATCTATAACGCTGCCAGCAATGACGTCATTACCCAGCTATATCAACCGGAAGGTGGCACCAATAGAATGATGGGCGATATAAAAGTGGAGTATCTACCAACCACGGCGACTAGCAGCGATAGTATTGAACAAGCAGCAATTGCTAATCGAACGCCACTTAGCGGTAAGCCTACCGATCAAGTCAAAGTAATGAAGGTAAAACTAGACAATTATGACCTTAATGTCTATTTGCCCAACGAAAACAACTACCTAAAAAACGCCAACCAACAAACCTCAGCGCTTGCTGACTTGGTCTCAACTTACGAGCTGCGTCTGTCTGGACTCAACTCAATCAGCAAACGACCAGGATTGGGTATCAGCTTGGTTGCTTCACTGGACGATCGCTACACCACCACTATCCGTCAGTTATTGGTATCCTCGCTATCAGGTCGACTAAATAAAGAAGCCAGTGATGGCAGTATAGACAACAATACACGGGACAAGGCACAGGAAAGTGACGCCAGCTCACGCATTTATCCGACTGGACATTTATTGATGACGGGGCTGATTAAGCCAACTGGCGATAGCGTGCTCGGCACCCTCAGTAGTGAGCAGCTAGATATACATCTTTACAATCCTTACCGCAGTGAGAGCGCCAATATTTTAGGCGATGATTATCCACTTGCAGCCAACTTCTCTGCCGGTTATGGATTATGGCTGGCAGAAAACCAGCTGGACGGCGTCGGCTATTTAAACCTCATTACCCGCCAAAAAGAAGCCAGTCTGCCAAAACTCTTTATGCTCGAGCCTTATGATCCCGATAAACGAGTGATTATTATGCTGCATGGTTTGGCCTCGAGTCCGGCAACTTGGGTCAATTTAACCAACGATATTTTTAATGATGATAAGTTGCGTAATAACTATCAAGTATGGCAAATATTTTATCCAACCAACTTACCTATTTTAGAAAATCGCTATCAAATCCAAAAGTTAATCAATACGACTTATCAGCAAACAGACCCTAAAGGGCAAAACCTCTCCAGCAAAAACAGCGTCATTATCAGCCATAGTATGGGCGGTATCATTGCTCGTATGATGCTGTCTGATGATAATTTGGCAAACAATTTGGATGCATTAGACGACAAGGACTTACTGGCCAACAGCAGCCAACGTCAGGTCGATGCGATGCTAAAACAAGCGCTTACTAATAAAGAGCTGCGTAACCGGTTTGAGTTAAGCGCCCTACCGCAAGTCGACACAGCGGTATTCTTATCCTCGCCTTTCCAAGGTACTGACTATGCCGATCGTTGGTTTACTCGCGCTTTACGCCGCATTATTTATCTCCCCGTTGGTTTGGTAAAAACCGTCACGGACAATTTAGCGACTATTGCCATCCAAGGTGACTTGGCACAAAACCCTTTCGGCGCGCTATATTTGCAAAATGGTGCCAGTCAATTAAGTGATAAATCTTCTTTTATTCAATTAACGAAAGACATCAGTATTAATAAGCGTATTACGTATCATTCGATAATCGCCAATAACGATGCCGATATCACTAAAGGTCTTGCAGAGATGCAACCAGCGGGTGTCAAACTTGATTTATCGCAAGAAATCGCAGAGGATGACGATAGTGCAATCGAAGCTACCGATACAAGTAATACAGATAATGCAGGCGCTGATACAGATAAGTTGTCGAGTAAAGCGCTTGTCGCCGCCGTCACAGTCGATGGAGAGATTGGCCAAGCATTAACCTCACGTCTATCAGATGGTATCGTGCCCTATACCAGCGCTCATCTTGATGGTGCAGCGTCGGAGACCGTCATCAATGGCGGTCATAGTATTCAAGAGAATCCACAAACTATTCTTACCCTGCGCCGTATTTTGCATCAGCAGTTAAAACATTAG
- a CDS encoding cytochrome ubiquinol oxidase subunit I has translation MFATFMISQLDALMLARIQFAFVISWHIVFPAFSIGLASFLTVLEFRWLKTGEPIYAEVYKHWVKIFAVVFGMGVVSGVVMSYQFGTNWAVFSDKAGNVIGPLLAYEVLTAFFLEASFLGIMLFGWGRVSKRMHFASTAIVAIGTLISGFWILAANSFMQTPQGFMVGADGLLYPTNWLEIIFNPSFPYRYAHMMTAAFLTTAFVIGGIGAYYLQSKKHIEHRKHGRVMLGMAMVMAIFVAPAQVLIGDMHGLNTLEHQPVKVAAMEGLWENERGAPLVLFGIPDQKAEKNHYEIKIPYVSGLILTHSLDGEVKGLKNWAPEDRPYVPIVFWSFRVMVAIGTLMVIVGLFSLYKYFKKQQFDPESKWFHRAWMIMTPLGFIALLAGWFVTETGRQPWTVYGVIRTAESMSPVAAQQVATTLIGFIVLYIIVFGAGSLYILRLIAEGPKPYEDPADDNFYEHSITEGQGRTLSGDSNASEKVEDLDKPADDVDDGGLR, from the coding sequence ATGTTCGCTACATTTATGATCAGTCAGCTTGATGCGCTGATGCTCGCGCGAATTCAATTTGCTTTTGTTATTTCATGGCATATTGTCTTTCCGGCTTTTTCCATCGGACTTGCCAGCTTTCTAACTGTCTTAGAGTTTCGCTGGCTTAAAACTGGTGAGCCTATTTATGCAGAAGTTTATAAGCACTGGGTGAAAATATTTGCCGTGGTGTTTGGGATGGGTGTGGTATCGGGCGTGGTGATGTCCTACCAATTCGGTACCAATTGGGCGGTATTCTCTGATAAAGCAGGGAACGTCATAGGTCCACTACTCGCCTACGAAGTATTAACCGCCTTTTTCTTAGAAGCGTCGTTCTTAGGAATTATGCTATTTGGTTGGGGCCGCGTTAGTAAGCGTATGCACTTTGCCTCTACGGCGATTGTCGCTATTGGTACGCTGATATCGGGGTTTTGGATTTTGGCTGCCAACAGTTTCATGCAGACGCCTCAAGGTTTTATGGTCGGCGCGGATGGTTTACTCTATCCGACCAATTGGTTAGAAATCATTTTTAATCCCTCATTCCCTTACCGTTATGCACACATGATGACCGCAGCCTTTTTGACCACTGCTTTTGTTATCGGTGGTATTGGCGCGTATTATTTGCAATCAAAAAAACATATCGAACATCGTAAACATGGTCGTGTCATGCTCGGTATGGCAATGGTGATGGCCATTTTTGTCGCGCCAGCACAGGTACTTATCGGTGATATGCATGGTCTAAACACTTTAGAGCATCAACCAGTTAAAGTAGCGGCGATGGAAGGTCTGTGGGAAAATGAGCGCGGTGCGCCCTTGGTTTTATTTGGCATTCCAGATCAAAAAGCAGAAAAAAACCATTATGAAATTAAAATTCCTTATGTCTCGGGTTTAATTTTAACGCACTCATTAGACGGCGAAGTTAAAGGGCTTAAAAACTGGGCACCAGAAGACCGACCGTACGTTCCCATTGTTTTTTGGTCATTCCGCGTCATGGTTGCTATTGGTACATTAATGGTAATTGTAGGTCTATTTAGTCTTTATAAATACTTTAAAAAACAACAATTCGATCCTGAAAGTAAATGGTTCCACCGTGCTTGGATGATAATGACGCCACTTGGTTTTATCGCCCTACTTGCAGGTTGGTTTGTTACCGAAACCGGTCGTCAGCCATGGACAGTATATGGGGTTATTCGTACTGCTGAGAGCATGTCTCCGGTTGCTGCCCAACAAGTCGCAACGACACTGATTGGCTTTATTGTCCTATATATCATCGTATTTGGCGCAGGTAGCCTTTATATTCTTCGTTTAATCGCTGAAGGTCCTAAACCTTATGAGGACCCTGCTGATGATAATTTCTATGAGCACTCAATCACTGAAGGTCAAGGTCGCACGTTAAGTGGTGATAGCAACGCCAGTGAGAAAGTAGAAGATCTTGATAAGCCTGCCGATGACGTCGATGACGGAGGATTACGCTAA
- the cydB gene encoding cytochrome d ubiquinol oxidase subunit II yields the protein MFNFGDVLDLPLIWGGLIALAVFIYVLLDGFDLGCGILFPFAGSDKNRSRMMNSIAPFWDGNETWLVLGGGGLFAAFPVAYGIIMTGLYLPVTFMLFGLIMRGVAFEFRFKASSHRYVWDYFFFIGSVVATFFQGIMLGALVQGLEASNRLYTGGPFDWFTPFSIACGIALMIGYALLGSTWLIIKTEHKLQVWARKVSGWMLSALIVAMIAVTMFMYFSDIKALEGWFSFPGLLYLAPMPIIVVLLFFLMRKDLTSEREYRPFLLTVALFLMGYIGVCFAIFPYIVPYQMTIYEAAAADTSLSFMLIGAGIMLPIILSYTAFAYYTFKGKTDHEHMY from the coding sequence ATGTTTAACTTTGGTGATGTATTAGATTTACCCCTCATTTGGGGCGGTTTAATCGCTTTAGCAGTCTTCATCTATGTATTACTCGATGGCTTTGATTTGGGCTGCGGTATCTTATTCCCGTTTGCTGGCTCTGATAAAAACCGTAGCCGCATGATGAACTCTATCGCTCCTTTTTGGGATGGTAATGAGACGTGGTTGGTATTGGGCGGCGGTGGCTTGTTTGCCGCATTCCCAGTTGCTTATGGCATCATTATGACCGGTCTTTATCTGCCCGTCACCTTTATGCTATTTGGTCTTATCATGCGTGGCGTGGCGTTTGAATTTCGTTTCAAAGCCTCTTCACATCGTTATGTATGGGATTATTTCTTTTTTATCGGTTCTGTCGTTGCAACCTTCTTCCAAGGAATTATGCTCGGTGCTTTAGTTCAAGGATTAGAGGCGAGCAATCGCTTATATACTGGTGGTCCTTTTGATTGGTTCACGCCGTTTTCTATCGCTTGTGGTATTGCACTTATGATCGGTTATGCGCTACTCGGTTCAACGTGGCTGATTATCAAAACTGAGCATAAGCTGCAAGTATGGGCACGTAAAGTATCTGGTTGGATGTTGTCTGCATTGATTGTAGCAATGATTGCAGTCACGATGTTTATGTACTTCTCAGATATCAAAGCGCTTGAAGGCTGGTTTAGTTTCCCAGGTCTATTATATCTTGCACCGATGCCAATTATCGTCGTGCTATTATTTTTCTTGATGCGCAAAGATTTGACATCAGAGCGTGAATATCGCCCGTTCTTATTAACGGTAGCACTATTTTTAATGGGTTATATTGGCGTATGTTTTGCTATCTTCCCGTATATCGTCCCGTATCAAATGACTATTTATGAGGCTGCTGCGGCTGATACCTCGCTATCATTTATGTTGATTGGTGCCGGTATTATGCTACCGATTATTCTCAGTTATACCGCTTTTGCCTATTATACGTTTAAAGGTAAAACCGATCATGAGCATATGTATTAA
- a CDS encoding DUF2474 domain-containing protein, which translates to MKNLSKKQSQWAWFIGLYIAGFLAIFIIAQLIKLAMGV; encoded by the coding sequence ATGAAAAATCTTAGTAAAAAGCAGTCGCAATGGGCATGGTTTATTGGCTTATATATCGCAGGTTTTTTGGCTATTTTTATCATTGCGCAGCTGATTAAATTGGCAATGGGCGTGTAA